From Roseburia hominis, the proteins below share one genomic window:
- the gpmI gene encoding 2,3-bisphosphoglycerate-independent phosphoglycerate mutase translates to MSKKPTVLMILDGYGLNDKTAGNAVAEGKTPVMDKLMQECPFVKGNASGLFVGLPDGQMGNSEVGHLNMGAGRIVYQDLTKITKAIEDGDFFENPELLKACRNAKENGGALHMYGLVSDGGVHSHNTHIYGLLELAKREGLSKVYVHCFLDGRDTPPASGKDYVQELVDKMAEIGVGEVASVMGRYYAMDRDNRWDRVEKAYRALVDGEGVTAESAVQAVQQSYDKGETDEFVLPTVVLKDGAPTAMIKDGDSIIFFNFRPDRAREITRTFCDDEFTGFERGQRVKTTYVCFTEYDVTIPNKSVAFVKTEITNTFGEFLASHNMTQARIAETEKYAHVTFFFNGGVEEPNKGEDRILVKSPKVATYDLKPEMSAYEVCDKLVEAIKSDKYDVIIINFANPDMVGHTGVEAAAIKAVEAVDECVGKAVEAIKEVNGQMFICADHGNAEQLIDEETGAPFTAHTTNPVPFILINAEGYGLREGGCLADIAPTLIELMGMEKPAEMTGESLLIKR, encoded by the coding sequence ATGAGCAAAAAACCAACGGTTTTAATGATTTTGGATGGATACGGATTGAATGACAAGACAGCCGGGAATGCGGTTGCAGAAGGTAAGACCCCGGTTATGGATAAATTGATGCAAGAGTGTCCCTTTGTAAAAGGAAACGCCAGCGGACTTTTCGTGGGACTTCCGGATGGACAGATGGGAAACTCTGAGGTAGGACATCTGAACATGGGTGCCGGCCGCATTGTGTATCAGGATCTTACCAAGATTACCAAAGCAATCGAGGACGGAGATTTCTTCGAGAATCCGGAGCTTTTGAAGGCTTGTAGGAATGCAAAGGAAAACGGCGGCGCACTCCACATGTATGGATTGGTTTCCGACGGCGGCGTGCATAGTCACAATACGCATATTTACGGACTTCTTGAACTGGCAAAAAGAGAAGGCTTATCCAAGGTATATGTTCATTGCTTCCTGGACGGACGTGATACTCCGCCGGCATCCGGTAAGGATTATGTGCAGGAGCTGGTGGACAAGATGGCCGAGATCGGCGTCGGTGAAGTTGCGAGTGTGATGGGACGGTACTATGCGATGGACCGTGATAATAGATGGGATCGTGTGGAGAAGGCATATCGCGCATTGGTAGACGGCGAAGGCGTGACGGCAGAAAGTGCAGTACAGGCTGTTCAGCAGTCCTATGATAAGGGAGAGACAGATGAGTTCGTTCTTCCGACAGTTGTGTTAAAAGACGGCGCTCCGACAGCGATGATCAAAGATGGCGATTCCATTATCTTCTTCAATTTCCGCCCGGACCGTGCAAGAGAGATCACCAGAACATTCTGCGATGACGAGTTCACTGGATTTGAAAGAGGTCAGAGGGTAAAGACCACTTATGTATGCTTTACCGAGTACGACGTTACGATTCCGAACAAATCCGTTGCATTTGTGAAGACAGAGATCACCAATACATTTGGCGAGTTTCTGGCAAGTCACAATATGACACAGGCAAGGATCGCTGAGACGGAGAAATATGCGCATGTTACGTTCTTCTTCAACGGTGGCGTGGAAGAACCGAATAAGGGCGAGGATCGTATCCTCGTAAAATCTCCGAAGGTCGCAACCTACGATCTGAAGCCGGAGATGAGCGCATACGAGGTGTGTGACAAACTGGTCGAGGCAATCAAATCTGACAAGTATGACGTAATCATCATCAACTTTGCGAACCCGGATATGGTAGGGCATACCGGCGTTGAGGCGGCTGCGATCAAGGCTGTCGAAGCAGTTGACGAGTGCGTGGGAAAAGCGGTAGAGGCGATCAAAGAGGTGAACGGCCAGATGTTCATTTGTGCGGATCACGGAAATGCAGAGCAGCTGATCGACGAGGAGACCGGCGCTCCGTTTACAGCGCATACGACCAACCCGGTACCGTTTATTCTGATAAATGCAGAGGGATATGGATTGAGAGAAGGCGGCTGCCTTGCAGATATCGCTCCGACCCTGATCGAACTGATGGGTATGGAAAAACCTGCTGAGATGACAGGAGAATCCCTGCTTATCAAGAGATAA
- a CDS encoding aminotransferase, whose protein sequence is MTAYKDLSREELLELKAELEKEFEDVKGKGLKLDMSRGKPSKAQLDISMGMMDVLGSDTNLVCEEGVDCRNYGVIDGIKEAKQLFADMMEVPKDNIIIFGNSSLNVMYDTVARAMTHGIMGSTPWAKLDKVKFLCPVPGYDRHFAITEHFGIEMINVPMTENGPDMDIVEKLVESDPAIKGIWCVPKYSNPQGITYSDETVHRFAKLNPAAEDFRIFWDNAYGIHHLYEDKQDYLIEILMECKKEGHQDMVYKFGSTSKISFPGSGIAAIAASDNNLKEIRKMMSIQTIGHDKLNQLRHVRFFGDIHGMVQHMKKHADILRPKFETVLTVLEEELGGLEIGSWLAPRGGYFISFDAMEGCAKAIVAKAKEAGLVMTGAGATFPYGKDPKDSNIRIAPSFPTPEELAVAARVFVLSVKLVSIDKLLGEMA, encoded by the coding sequence ATGACGGCGTATAAGGATTTGAGCAGAGAAGAGCTGCTGGAGCTGAAAGCAGAATTAGAAAAAGAGTTTGAGGATGTGAAAGGTAAAGGTCTGAAACTGGATATGTCCAGAGGAAAACCCTCCAAGGCGCAGCTTGACATTTCTATGGGAATGATGGATGTTCTGGGAAGTGATACGAACCTGGTCTGTGAGGAAGGCGTTGACTGCCGGAACTATGGTGTAATAGATGGAATTAAAGAGGCAAAACAGCTTTTTGCTGATATGATGGAAGTACCGAAGGACAATATTATCATCTTTGGAAATTCCAGCCTGAATGTGATGTACGATACTGTGGCACGTGCCATGACACACGGAATTATGGGCAGCACGCCCTGGGCGAAGCTCGACAAAGTCAAATTCCTGTGTCCGGTACCGGGCTATGATCGGCATTTTGCGATCACAGAGCATTTTGGCATTGAGATGATCAATGTTCCGATGACGGAAAATGGACCGGATATGGATATCGTGGAGAAACTGGTGGAGAGCGACCCGGCGATCAAGGGAATCTGGTGTGTACCGAAATACTCCAATCCGCAGGGAATCACTTACTCAGATGAGACGGTGCACCGTTTTGCCAAGCTGAATCCGGCGGCAGAGGATTTCCGTATTTTCTGGGATAATGCCTACGGAATTCATCATTTATATGAGGATAAGCAGGATTATCTGATCGAGATTTTGATGGAGTGTAAGAAAGAGGGACATCAGGACATGGTATATAAGTTCGGTTCCACCTCCAAGATTAGTTTTCCGGGATCCGGTATTGCAGCGATTGCGGCGTCAGATAATAACTTAAAAGAGATTCGTAAGATGATGTCAATCCAGACTATTGGACATGATAAACTCAACCAGCTTCGTCATGTGCGTTTTTTCGGAGATATTCACGGAATGGTACAGCATATGAAGAAACATGCCGACATTCTTCGCCCGAAGTTTGAGACGGTCCTGACCGTGCTTGAGGAAGAACTTGGGGGACTGGAAATCGGTTCCTGGCTGGCACCGAGAGGAGGATATTTCATTTCGTTTGATGCGATGGAAGGCTGTGCGAAAGCAATCGTGGCAAAGGCAAAAGAGGCAGGGCTTGTTATGACCGGCGCAGGCGCAACGTTCCCGTATGGAAAGGACCCGAAAGATAGTAATATTCGAATCGCACCGTCCTTCCCGACGCCGGAAGAACTGGCAGTTGCGGCAAGGGTGTTCGTGCTCAGCGTGAAGCTGGTAAGTATCGATAAGTTGCTTGGCGAGATGGCGTAG
- a CDS encoding tetratricopeptide repeat protein, translating to MTKNYYEPCEELKQCNEFIEKYYKTGDYVTCFQEHMKLAKKGYPLAECQIGWFYYSGLGVERNENEAFLWTKRAAEHGDRDAQNNLGEFYEEGIGTEKDLEQAKAWYVKAAQNDSPEGIEKCLALGIEY from the coding sequence ATGACAAAGAATTATTATGAACCATGTGAGGAACTAAAGCAGTGCAATGAGTTCATTGAAAAATACTATAAAACGGGCGATTATGTGACTTGCTTTCAGGAGCATATGAAACTTGCCAAGAAAGGGTATCCGCTGGCTGAATGTCAGATAGGCTGGTTCTATTATAGCGGCCTGGGCGTCGAGAGGAATGAGAATGAGGCATTTCTGTGGACGAAGCGGGCGGCGGAGCATGGCGACAGAGATGCGCAAAATAATCTGGGCGAGTTTTATGAAGAGGGAATCGGAACAGAAAAAGACTTGGAACAGGCAAAAGCCTGGTATGTGAAGGCAGCTCAAAATGACAGCCCTGAAGGAATTGAGAAATGTCTTGCATTAGGGATTGAATATTGA
- the upp gene encoding uracil phosphoribosyltransferase — MDNVMVSEHPLIQHKISILRNKNTGTNEFRKLVEEIAMLMGYEALRDLPTQDVEIETPIETCMSPMISGRKLAIVPILRAGLGMVNGILTLVPSAKVGHIGMYRDEETHEPHEYFCKLPAAISERLIIVPDPMLATGGSAVAAVDFIKQHGGKNIKFMAIIGAPEGIKRLHEAHPDVQIYVGHVDRELNENAYICPGLGDAGDRIFGTK; from the coding sequence ATGGATAATGTAATGGTATCAGAACACCCTTTGATTCAGCATAAAATATCAATTCTAAGAAATAAAAACACCGGTACGAATGAATTCCGTAAATTGGTGGAAGAGATTGCCATGCTGATGGGATATGAGGCACTGCGCGACCTGCCGACGCAGGATGTGGAGATTGAGACTCCTATTGAAACCTGCATGTCGCCGATGATTTCCGGGCGAAAACTCGCAATCGTTCCGATCCTCAGAGCAGGACTTGGCATGGTGAATGGAATTCTGACGCTGGTTCCGTCTGCAAAAGTAGGACATATCGGTATGTATCGGGATGAGGAGACACATGAACCGCATGAGTATTTTTGCAAATTGCCGGCTGCGATTTCCGAGAGACTGATCATCGTACCGGACCCGATGCTTGCGACGGGAGGCTCAGCTGTTGCAGCGGTTGATTTCATTAAGCAGCATGGAGGAAAAAATATCAAATTTATGGCGATCATCGGTGCGCCGGAAGGTATTAAAAGGCTGCATGAAGCACATCCGGATGTGCAGATTTATGTGGGACATGTGGATCGGGAATTGAATGAGAACGCATATATCTGTCCGGGACTCGGAGATGCCGGAGACCGTATTTTTGGAACGAAATAA
- a CDS encoding acyl-CoA dehydratase activase-related protein: protein MSKTELYTLGIDIGSTTVKIAVLDSENDVLFSDYERHFANIQETLSDLLGRAIYKLGPVRVSPMITGSGGLTLAKHLGVPFVQEVVAVSTALQDYAPQTDVAIELGGEDAKIIYFENGNIEQRMNGICAGGTGSFIDQMASLLQTDATGLNAYAKNYKALYTIAARCGVFAKSDIQPLINDGATKEDLAASIFQAVVNQTISGLACGKPIRGHVAFLGGPLHFLPELREAFIRTLKLDDEHIIAPKYSHLFAAVGSALNSPREVITTLRDMQNQLAAHIQMDFEVERMEPLFSSEADYQEFKNRHAKHQVPVNDLASYRGNAYLGIDAGSTTTKAALVGEDGTLLYSFYHGNDGDPLGTTLSAIKDIYSKLPEGVNIVHSCSTGYGEALIKAALLLDEGEVETVAHYYAAAYFEPEVDCILDIGGQDMKCIKIKNQTVDSVQLNEACSSGCGSFIETFAKSLNYSVQDFAHEALFAKHPIDLGTRCTVFMNSKVKQAQKEGAEVADISAGLAYSVIKNALFKVIKVSDASELGSRIVVQGGTFYNDAVLRSFEKIANCKAIRPDIAGIMGAFGAALIARERYGFKECKNTTMLSIDEINALEYTTTMSKCKGCTNNCRLTINKFSGGRRFISGNRCERGLGKEKTNSNIPNLFAWKNERYFGYEPLSAEKAARGTVGIPRVLNMYENYPFWFTFFTKLGYRVVLSPASTHKIYELGIESIPSESECYPAKLAHGHVQWLINQGVDFIFYPCIPYERTEFADADNHYNCPIVTSYAENIKNNMDPIVHGEVDFMNPFLALTNEEVASEGLVREFTTGRNIPASEVKAAAHAAWEELSACRQDIREKGEETLAYMEKTGTRGIVLAGRPYHYDPEVNHGIPELITAYGIAVLTEDSISHLNPVERPLIVMDQWMYHSRLYAAANYVKTRDDLDLIQLNSFGCGLDAVTTDAVSDILTGSDKIYTSLKIDEVNNLGAARIRIRSLIAAIRVREQRNIKREIHPASIEKIAFTKEMRDTYTILCPQMSPIHFSLIEPAFRQAGYKIEVLKNDNKNAVNVGLKYVNNDACYPSLIVVGQIMEAILSGKYDTDHLAVIISQTGGGCRASNYIGFIRRALKRAGYGHIPVISINLSGLESNPGFKITPNLIFKGIYGLVLGDLFMRCLYRVRPYEEALGSANAMHKKWEQKAIEFITKKRQSRSEFKKLCRDIVADFDSLPLRDVKKPRVGIVGEILVKFLPAANNYLVELLEQEGAEAVVPDLLDFFLYCFYNTNFKAEHLGMKKSSARKANLGIAALEWFRKPAVDALKASKRFDPPSHIDHLASMAKEIVSLGNQTGEGWFLTGEMLELIQDGAPNIVCTQPFACLPNHVVGKGVIKELRRRHPESNIVAIDYDPGASEVNQLNRIKLMLSTAYKKM from the coding sequence ATGAGTAAAACAGAACTATATACTCTGGGAATCGATATCGGATCGACTACCGTAAAGATTGCTGTTCTTGACAGCGAGAATGATGTCCTTTTTTCCGACTACGAACGGCATTTTGCCAATATTCAGGAGACCTTATCCGATCTGTTAGGCCGCGCCATCTATAAGCTCGGCCCTGTTCGGGTATCCCCCATGATCACCGGTTCAGGCGGACTCACCCTGGCAAAGCATCTGGGAGTTCCCTTCGTTCAGGAAGTGGTGGCCGTTTCCACCGCGCTGCAGGACTATGCTCCGCAGACGGATGTTGCCATTGAGCTTGGCGGAGAAGACGCCAAGATCATCTATTTTGAGAACGGAAATATTGAACAGCGCATGAACGGCATCTGTGCCGGCGGCACCGGATCATTTATCGACCAGATGGCATCCCTTTTACAGACGGACGCCACGGGGCTCAACGCCTATGCCAAGAATTACAAGGCGCTTTATACCATTGCGGCCCGTTGCGGAGTATTTGCCAAATCTGATATCCAGCCTCTGATCAATGACGGGGCTACGAAGGAAGATCTGGCTGCTTCTATTTTCCAGGCGGTCGTCAATCAGACAATCAGCGGATTGGCCTGTGGAAAACCGATTCGCGGACATGTGGCCTTTCTTGGAGGACCCTTACATTTTCTTCCTGAACTTCGGGAAGCGTTCATTCGCACCTTAAAGCTGGATGATGAACATATTATTGCGCCCAAATATTCCCACCTGTTCGCGGCAGTCGGCTCTGCGCTCAACTCCCCCCGGGAAGTGATCACTACACTACGCGATATGCAGAACCAGCTTGCCGCTCATATCCAGATGGATTTTGAAGTGGAACGCATGGAGCCTCTTTTTTCCAGCGAAGCGGATTATCAGGAATTCAAGAATCGTCACGCCAAACACCAGGTCCCGGTAAATGACCTGGCCTCCTACCGCGGCAACGCTTATCTGGGAATCGATGCAGGAAGCACGACGACCAAGGCCGCTCTGGTCGGCGAGGACGGAACGCTCCTCTACTCCTTCTATCATGGAAATGACGGAGATCCGCTCGGCACGACACTTTCTGCCATTAAGGATATTTACAGCAAACTGCCGGAAGGCGTCAATATCGTACACTCCTGCTCCACCGGATACGGGGAAGCGCTTATCAAGGCCGCACTTCTTCTCGACGAGGGCGAGGTGGAGACCGTGGCGCACTACTATGCCGCCGCCTATTTTGAACCGGAGGTGGACTGCATCCTGGATATCGGCGGACAGGATATGAAATGTATCAAGATCAAGAATCAGACGGTAGACAGTGTGCAGCTCAACGAGGCCTGCTCTTCCGGCTGCGGTTCTTTCATCGAGACCTTTGCCAAATCCCTGAATTACAGTGTACAGGATTTCGCTCACGAGGCCTTATTTGCAAAGCACCCCATCGACCTGGGAACCCGTTGTACCGTATTTATGAACTCCAAGGTAAAACAGGCGCAAAAAGAAGGCGCGGAAGTCGCAGACATTTCCGCAGGCCTTGCCTATTCTGTCATCAAGAATGCGCTGTTCAAAGTAATCAAGGTTTCCGATGCCTCTGAGCTGGGCTCACGGATCGTCGTGCAAGGCGGAACCTTCTATAACGACGCCGTTCTGCGGAGTTTTGAAAAAATAGCAAACTGCAAAGCAATCCGTCCCGACATTGCCGGAATCATGGGCGCCTTCGGTGCGGCCCTGATTGCGCGGGAGCGCTATGGCTTTAAAGAATGTAAGAATACTACCATGCTTTCCATCGATGAGATCAATGCGCTGGAATATACGACGACCATGTCCAAATGTAAAGGCTGTACCAACAACTGCCGTCTGACGATCAACAAATTCAGCGGTGGACGCCGTTTCATCTCAGGAAACCGCTGTGAGCGTGGTCTGGGCAAGGAAAAGACAAACAGTAACATTCCCAACCTGTTTGCATGGAAGAACGAGCGGTATTTTGGATATGAGCCGCTTTCTGCTGAAAAAGCTGCCCGCGGCACGGTGGGAATCCCGCGAGTTTTAAACATGTATGAGAACTACCCGTTCTGGTTTACCTTCTTTACCAAACTGGGATACCGGGTGGTACTCTCTCCGGCTTCCACCCACAAGATTTATGAACTGGGTATCGAATCCATACCCAGCGAGTCTGAATGCTATCCTGCCAAGCTCGCACACGGGCATGTGCAGTGGCTGATTAATCAGGGCGTGGACTTTATCTTCTATCCCTGTATCCCGTATGAGCGGACGGAATTTGCCGATGCGGATAACCATTACAACTGCCCTATCGTAACGTCCTATGCGGAAAATATCAAGAATAATATGGACCCAATCGTCCATGGTGAAGTGGATTTCATGAATCCATTTTTGGCACTGACCAATGAAGAGGTTGCCTCTGAGGGTCTGGTACGGGAATTTACTACCGGGCGAAACATACCCGCTTCTGAGGTCAAAGCCGCTGCCCACGCGGCCTGGGAGGAGCTTAGCGCCTGCCGCCAGGATATCCGCGAAAAAGGCGAGGAGACCCTTGCCTATATGGAAAAGACGGGAACCCGCGGCATCGTTCTGGCCGGGCGTCCATACCACTATGATCCTGAGGTAAACCACGGCATTCCGGAACTGATCACCGCCTATGGAATTGCAGTTCTGACCGAGGATTCTATTTCTCACCTGAATCCGGTGGAGCGGCCGTTGATCGTTATGGACCAGTGGATGTATCATTCCCGACTGTATGCGGCAGCCAACTATGTCAAGACGCGCGACGACCTGGATCTGATCCAGCTCAACTCCTTTGGATGCGGCCTCGATGCGGTGACCACCGATGCAGTCTCCGACATTTTGACTGGTTCCGATAAGATTTACACCTCTCTCAAAATAGACGAGGTAAATAACTTAGGTGCGGCGCGTATCCGTATCCGCTCTCTCATCGCCGCCATCAGAGTGCGTGAACAGAGAAATATAAAACGCGAGATTCACCCCGCGTCCATTGAAAAAATAGCATTTACAAAAGAAATGCGTGATACATACACCATCCTTTGCCCGCAGATGTCGCCGATTCATTTCAGCCTCATCGAGCCGGCATTCAGGCAGGCCGGATACAAGATCGAGGTTCTGAAAAACGACAACAAAAATGCGGTAAATGTTGGTCTGAAATATGTGAATAATGACGCCTGCTATCCCTCTCTTATCGTGGTGGGACAGATCATGGAAGCCATTCTTTCCGGCAAATATGATACCGACCATCTCGCCGTGATCATAAGCCAGACCGGAGGCGGCTGCCGTGCTTCCAACTACATAGGCTTTATCCGACGGGCGCTTAAAAGAGCCGGATATGGCCATATTCCGGTCATCTCCATCAACTTAAGCGGACTGGAGAGCAATCCGGGATTCAAGATTACTCCGAATCTGATCTTCAAGGGTATATACGGACTGGTTCTTGGTGACTTGTTCATGCGGTGCCTGTACCGTGTCCGTCCTTACGAGGAAGCTTTGGGCTCCGCGAATGCGATGCACAAAAAATGGGAACAGAAGGCTATAGAATTTATTACAAAGAAGCGCCAAAGCCGAAGCGAATTTAAAAAACTCTGCCGCGACATTGTTGCTGATTTTGACTCTCTTCCCCTTCGCGATGTGAAGAAACCGAGAGTCGGTATCGTCGGAGAGATCCTTGTAAAATTCCTTCCGGCAGCCAACAACTATCTGGTTGAGCTTTTGGAGCAGGAGGGCGCCGAGGCGGTGGTACCGGATCTTCTGGACTTCTTCCTGTACTGCTTCTACAATACGAACTTTAAAGCGGAGCATCTCGGTATGAAGAAATCCTCAGCCCGCAAGGCAAACCTCGGAATCGCCGCACTGGAATGGTTCCGAAAGCCTGCTGTAGACGCACTAAAGGCCAGCAAACGGTTCGATCCGCCGTCACACATCGATCATCTGGCTTCCATGGCAAAAGAGATCGTCTCTCTCGGAAACCAGACCGGAGAAGGCTGGTTCCTTACCGGCGAGATGCTGGAATTAATTCAAGATGGTGCCCCGAACATCGTGTGCACGCAGCCATTTGCCTGCCTGCCGAACCATGTGGTAGGGAAAGGGGTTATCAAGGAGCTTCGTCGGCGTCACCCCGAATCCAACATCGTCGCCATCGACTACGATCCGGGTGCCAGCGAGGTAAATCAGCTCAATCGTATTAAACTGATGCTTTCTACGGCTTATAAGAAGATGTAA
- a CDS encoding diaminopimelate decarboxylase — MKKTPFVTKEQLEEIVSKFPTPFHLYDEKGIRENAKALQEAFSWNKGYKEYFAVKATPNPYILQLLHELGCGCDCSSYTELMLSDAVGVNGHEIMFSSNDTPKEEYQLADQLGAIINLDDITHIDFLEEAIGKIPETISCRYNPGGLFKISNSIMDNPGDAKYGMTTEQIIEAFKILKAKGAKEFGIHAFLASNTVTNEYYPTLAKVLFEVAVKLQKETGAHIKFINLSGGIGIPYRPDQEPNDIKVIGEGVRKVYEEVLIPAGMGDVAIYTELGRFMLGPYGCLVTKAIHEKHTHKEYIGVDACAANLMRPAMYGAYHHITVMGKEDAPLDHVYDVTGSLCENNDKFAIDRELPKIDMGDLLVIHDAGAHGFSMGYNYNGRLRSAEVLLQEDGTAKLIRRAETPMDYFATFDQFPVYEELKKYMPE; from the coding sequence ATGAAGAAGACACCATTTGTAACAAAAGAACAGTTGGAGGAGATCGTAAGTAAGTTCCCCACGCCGTTCCACCTCTATGATGAGAAAGGAATCCGTGAAAATGCAAAGGCTTTACAGGAGGCATTTTCCTGGAACAAGGGCTATAAAGAATACTTTGCAGTAAAGGCAACTCCGAATCCATACATTCTACAGCTTTTGCATGAGCTGGGCTGTGGATGTGATTGTTCTTCCTATACAGAACTGATGCTTTCCGATGCGGTCGGTGTAAACGGTCATGAGATCATGTTTTCATCGAATGATACGCCGAAGGAAGAATATCAGCTTGCGGATCAGTTAGGCGCAATCATCAATCTCGATGATATCACACATATTGATTTTTTAGAGGAGGCGATCGGGAAGATTCCGGAGACGATCAGCTGCCGGTACAATCCGGGAGGACTTTTTAAGATTTCCAACAGTATCATGGACAATCCGGGCGATGCCAAGTATGGTATGACCACGGAGCAGATCATTGAAGCCTTCAAGATCCTGAAAGCGAAGGGGGCGAAGGAGTTTGGCATTCATGCCTTCCTTGCCAGTAATACCGTGACGAATGAATATTATCCGACGCTTGCGAAGGTCCTGTTCGAGGTCGCAGTGAAGCTCCAGAAGGAGACGGGAGCACATATTAAGTTCATTAACCTGTCGGGTGGAATCGGAATTCCTTACAGACCGGACCAGGAGCCGAACGACATCAAAGTGATCGGTGAGGGCGTGCGCAAGGTATACGAGGAAGTATTGATACCTGCGGGAATGGGCGACGTGGCGATCTACACGGAGCTGGGACGTTTTATGCTGGGACCATATGGCTGCCTGGTAACCAAGGCAATCCATGAAAAACACACGCATAAGGAGTATATCGGCGTAGACGCCTGTGCGGCGAATCTGATGCGTCCTGCGATGTACGGCGCCTACCATCACATCACGGTGATGGGAAAGGAAGACGCGCCGCTGGATCATGTTTATGACGTTACGGGGTCTCTATGTGAGAATAATGACAAGTTCGCCATTGACAGAGAACTTCCGAAAATCGATATGGGCGATCTTCTTGTAATTCATGATGCAGGAGCCCACGGATTCTCCATGGGATATAACTATAACGGAAGGCTGCGCTCCGCGGAGGTTCTTCTCCAGGAAGACGGGACTGCGAAGCTGATCCGAAGAGCGGAAACACCGATGGATTATTTTGCGACATTTGACCAGTTCCCGGTCTATGAAGAATTGAAGAAATATATGCCGGAATAG